A portion of the Musa acuminata AAA Group cultivar baxijiao chromosome BXJ1-1, Cavendish_Baxijiao_AAA, whole genome shotgun sequence genome contains these proteins:
- the LOC135582165 gene encoding small ribosomal subunit protein uS15-like — translation MGRMHSRGKGISSSALPYKRTPPSWLKISAADVEDNICKFARKGLSPSQIGVVLRDSHGIAQVKSITGSKILRILKAHGLQPGTPEDLYCLIKKAVAIRKHLERNRKDKDSKFRLIMVESRIHRLTRYYKRTKKVDPTWKYDAKTASTVVA, via the exons ATGGGTCGCATGCACAGTCGCGG AAAGGGTATCTCATCGTCGGCGCTGCCGTACAAGAGAACTCCTCCGAGTTGGCTTAAGATATCCGCTGCAGAT GTGGAGGACAACATCTGCAAGTTTGCGAGAAAGGGGCTGAGTCCGTCGCAGATTGGTGTCGTTCTTCGTGATTCTCACGGCATCGCCCAGGTCAAGAGCATCACCGGGAGCAAGATCCTCAGGATCCTCAAGGCTCATG GTCTTCAACCGGGTACTCCGGAGGATCTGTACTGCCTGATTAAGAAAGCAGTGGCCATAAGGAAACACTTGGAGAGGAACAGGAAGGACAAAGACTCCAAGTTCAGACTAATCATGGTGGAGAGCAGGATCCACCGCTTGACCCGATACTACAAGAGGACCAAGAAGGTCGACCCGACCTGGAAATA